One Triticum dicoccoides isolate Atlit2015 ecotype Zavitan chromosome 4B, WEW_v2.0, whole genome shotgun sequence genomic window carries:
- the LOC119292949 gene encoding uncharacterized protein LOC119292949: protein MSGERKQLELHTRLTKTVVEINGDCPDPTPEDENKRKYFPMIGTIVVAAPDFCFVVVKSSLIEKHGIYTINRDGKSINIKAEDFILSIGTLAGFYLYHNQLPYDIEKVEAVEFGEEVELFDVVYLCDLTFGLTKLSFDLTDGHVMDTDGVNFVHNCAQSLHTGQGAPVFSGKGKLVGLCILNIQGPSIALTVTQIKQNLMRIYKTKTLEKFFEEVRASAGNAKAPASAMDVD from the exons ATGTCTGGTGAACGCAAACAATTGGAACTTCATACACGGCTTACTAAAACGGTGGTCGAAATAAATGGTGATTGCCCTGATCCAACTCCGGaagatgaaaataaaagaaaatacttCCCCATGATTGGTACAATTGTTGTGGCGGCACCAGATTTCTGCTTCGTGGTAGTGAAAAGTTCTTTAATAGAAAAACATGGAATTTACACAATTAATCGTGATGGAAAAAGTATTAACATTAAAGCCGAAGACTTTATTTTATCAATTGGAACTTTGGCTGGGTTCTATCTTTATCACAACCAGTTACCATATGATATCGAGAAGGTGGAAGCTGTTGAATTTGGTGAAGAAGTTGAATTGTTTGATGTAGTTTATCTTTGTGACTTAACATTTGGACTTACTAAGCTGTCCTTTGACCTCACAGATGGTCATGTCAT GGATACAGATGGAGTCAATTTTGTCCATAATTGTGCTCAAAGCTTGCACACTGGCCAAGGTGCACCTGTTTTTTCTGGAAAGGGTAAACTTGTTGGCCTATGTATTCTGAACATACAAGGCCCATCCATTGCTCTCACTGTGACCCAAATAAAACAGAATCTGATGAGGATATACAAAACTAAG ACACTCGAGAAGTTTTTTGAAGAAGTACGGGCATCAGCAGGAAATGCCAAGGCGCCAGCTTCAGCGATG GATGTTGATTGA